The sequence CAGCGCCCGGACTTATACGGTAAAAAAGCTTTTCGACCATCGTCTATAGCATCTCATCCCCGGCTTTCAAAATCTCACTGATCTTTGCTCTTTTTAAACTGGCAATCAAATCATTCTGGACAGACTCAAAAATTTTATGTACGGGGCAGTACTGCGAAGCATCTCTACTGCAATACCCGTCCTCTTCCAGACAGCGGTTAATACGAATTTCTCCCTCTATCACCAGAACGATATCATACAGTGTAATATCTTCCGTTTTTTTCACCAGATAATATCCCCCGGTAGGTCCCTGTATAGACTTTATGTAACCCTCTTGTTTGAGACGCGTAACAATTTTAATAAGATAATTACCAGTAATGCCCAGCCTCTCAGCCATTTCTTTTACGGTCGTCACTTTATCCTCATTCTGGGCTAAATAAATGATGACTCGAATTGCATAATCTGTTGTGATCTGTAATTTCATTGCATCTCTCCTTAAAGATATTTACATTTATCGTAATGTAATGGTGGGAACACCGTCT is a genomic window of Lacrimispora sphenoides containing:
- a CDS encoding RrF2 family transcriptional regulator; protein product: MKLQITTDYAIRVIIYLAQNEDKVTTVKEMAERLGITGNYLIKIVTRLKQEGYIKSIQGPTGGYYLVKKTEDITLYDIVLVIEGEIRINRCLEEDGYCSRDASQYCPVHKIFESVQNDLIASLKRAKISEILKAGDEML